The following proteins are encoded in a genomic region of Stutzerimonas balearica DSM 6083:
- a CDS encoding PD-(D/E)XK nuclease family protein, whose product MLDFNHRPKIHEQIGVLIDAALSADRDKQPRRNYLGASRLGVACERALQYEYLQTPVDPGREIPGRVLRIFEVGHALEELAIRWLRIAGLDLYTQKASGGQFGFSVAGGRIQGHVDGVLNGGPAALGMAYPALWECKTMNDKSWRDTVKLGVSKSKPVYAAQMAVYQAYMEASVPGISSNPALFTAINKDSEEIWFELVPFDGGLAQRMSDRAVRVITATDSQELLPRHATTPMHVECKFCPWQDRCWEST is encoded by the coding sequence ATGCTGGACTTCAATCATCGTCCCAAGATCCATGAGCAGATCGGCGTGCTCATCGACGCTGCACTTAGCGCCGATCGTGACAAGCAGCCCCGTCGCAACTATCTCGGTGCGTCTCGCTTGGGTGTTGCCTGCGAGCGCGCGCTGCAATACGAGTATCTGCAAACCCCTGTCGACCCGGGTCGAGAGATTCCCGGTCGCGTGTTGCGCATCTTCGAGGTGGGACACGCCCTCGAAGAGCTGGCCATCCGCTGGCTGCGTATCGCAGGACTTGATCTGTACACCCAAAAGGCCAGCGGCGGTCAGTTCGGTTTTTCCGTCGCGGGCGGCCGCATCCAAGGGCACGTCGATGGCGTGCTGAACGGCGGCCCCGCAGCGCTGGGCATGGCCTATCCCGCCCTGTGGGAGTGCAAGACCATGAACGATAAGTCCTGGCGGGATACGGTCAAGCTCGGCGTCAGCAAATCCAAACCGGTCTATGCCGCGCAGATGGCGGTCTACCAAGCCTATATGGAAGCGAGCGTGCCAGGCATCTCGTCAAACCCGGCGTTGTTCACCGCTATCAACAAGGACTCCGAGGAGATCTGGTTCGAGCTGGTGCCGTTCGACGGCGGCCTGGCGCAGCGGATGTCCGATCGCGCGGTACGGGTCATCACGGCGACAGACAGCCAGGAACTGCTGCCGCGCCATGCGACCACGCCAATGCACGTCGAGTGCAAGTTCTGCCCCTGGCAGGACCGCTGTTGGGAGTCGACATGA
- a CDS encoding DUF6511 domain-containing protein gives MIDPSEMELAAMTSCLAPLGEYVGSIGMQRPLADYSKDEVLMLIDVVVTAYQEHMLVEHERMAEKDRAFLETRLARQGKPGSTGVPF, from the coding sequence ATGATCGATCCCAGTGAGATGGAGCTCGCCGCCATGACGTCGTGCCTGGCGCCGCTTGGCGAGTATGTCGGCTCCATCGGTATGCAGCGACCGTTGGCGGACTACAGCAAAGACGAAGTGCTGATGCTGATCGACGTAGTGGTGACGGCCTATCAGGAACACATGCTCGTCGAGCACGAGCGGATGGCAGAAAAGGATCGCGCCTTTCTTGAGACACGCCTCGCCCGGCAAGGCAAGCCGGGTTCGACGGGAGTGCCGTTCTGA
- a CDS encoding DEAD/DEAH box helicase, which yields MMLRPRQALLVERSLAALVQHGNTLSVGPTGSGKTIMLSAVAGSLLAEPDAKACILAHRDELTGQNLTKFARVNPGVSTSVFDAKDKSWSGRATFAMVQTLSRDNHLAAIPILDLLVIDEAHHAASASYRRVIDRVLDKNSRAQIFGVTATPARSDGKGLREVFSNVADQITLGELIASGHLVPPRTFVIDVGAQEQLTRVRRTATDFDMTQVEAILNKTPITDAVIRHWREKAGERKTIVFCSTVAHAECVRQAFQDAGVSAVIVHGELSDAERKARLAEYESGSAQVVVNVAVLTEGYDFTPTSCVVLLRPSSHKSTLTQMIGRGLRTIDPAEHPGVIKTDCVVLDFGTATLMHGSLEQDVNLDGHQHHGEAPTKDCPSCEATVPLGCRECPLCGFTWENETAEEGDALADFVMTEIDLLKRSNFRWCDLFGCDDALMATGFNAWGGVFFLNGRWHAVGGGKDLPPRLLAVGDRTVCMAKADDWLNDRESADSAHKTRRWLNEPPTPKQLQYLPQALRADFGMTRYQASALLSFQFNKSSIQRLVVAANDAHREAA from the coding sequence GGCCGAGCCAGATGCCAAGGCCTGCATCCTCGCTCATCGCGATGAGCTGACCGGCCAGAACCTGACCAAGTTTGCACGGGTGAATCCGGGCGTCAGCACCTCCGTGTTCGATGCCAAGGACAAATCCTGGTCCGGGCGCGCCACGTTCGCGATGGTGCAAACGCTGTCGCGCGACAACCATCTCGCTGCCATCCCGATCCTCGATCTGCTGGTGATCGATGAAGCGCATCACGCAGCCTCGGCCTCGTACCGCCGCGTAATCGACCGGGTGCTGGACAAGAACTCGCGCGCCCAGATCTTTGGGGTGACGGCAACGCCTGCCCGCAGCGACGGCAAGGGTCTGCGAGAGGTCTTCAGCAACGTCGCGGATCAAATCACCCTCGGCGAGTTGATCGCCTCCGGCCACCTCGTGCCGCCACGCACCTTTGTCATCGATGTCGGCGCCCAGGAGCAGTTGACGCGGGTGCGGCGCACCGCCACTGACTTCGACATGACGCAAGTCGAGGCGATTCTCAACAAGACGCCCATCACCGATGCCGTGATCCGTCATTGGCGTGAGAAGGCTGGCGAGCGCAAGACGATCGTGTTCTGCTCGACCGTCGCCCATGCAGAATGCGTGCGCCAGGCCTTTCAGGATGCCGGGGTGTCTGCCGTGATCGTGCACGGCGAGCTGTCGGACGCAGAGCGAAAGGCACGCTTGGCCGAGTACGAATCCGGCAGCGCGCAGGTCGTGGTCAATGTGGCTGTGCTGACTGAAGGGTACGACTTTACGCCCACCTCCTGCGTGGTGCTGCTGCGACCCAGCTCGCACAAGTCGACTCTGACCCAGATGATCGGGCGTGGCCTGCGCACCATCGATCCAGCGGAGCATCCGGGCGTCATCAAGACCGATTGCGTGGTCCTGGACTTCGGCACCGCGACCTTGATGCACGGATCTCTGGAACAGGACGTCAATCTCGACGGACACCAGCATCACGGCGAAGCGCCCACCAAGGACTGCCCGTCCTGTGAAGCCACCGTCCCGCTGGGCTGCCGCGAATGCCCGCTGTGCGGCTTCACCTGGGAGAACGAGACCGCCGAGGAAGGTGATGCGCTGGCCGATTTCGTGATGACCGAGATCGATCTGCTCAAACGCTCCAACTTCCGCTGGTGCGACCTGTTTGGCTGCGATGACGCGCTGATGGCGACTGGCTTTAACGCATGGGGTGGCGTGTTCTTCCTGAACGGCCGCTGGCACGCCGTGGGCGGAGGTAAGGATCTGCCGCCGCGCTTGTTGGCTGTGGGCGACCGCACGGTTTGCATGGCCAAAGCCGATGACTGGCTCAACGACCGCGAGTCGGCTGACTCCGCGCACAAGACTCGGCGCTGGCTGAACGAGCCGCCTACGCCCAAGCAACTGCAGTATTTGCCGCAGGCGCTGCGCGCCGACTTTGGCATGACGCGCTATCAGGCCTCGGCGCTGCTTTCCTTCCAGTTCAACAAGTCGTCAATTCAGCGCCTCGTGGTGGCCGCCAACGATGCCCACCGGGAGGCCGCGTGA